A stretch of Planctomycetaceae bacterium DNA encodes these proteins:
- a CDS encoding DUF6655 family protein, with protein MIAQRVHSTLVMLLMAAIAGCGTAVQRSGTEQLLLSDSVDRAVDQLDLSPLAGKRVYLDTEYMKAIKGNMFVNSEYIASAMRQKMTMSGCLIQTDKNAADYVLEARIGALGSDSMEVTYGIPSSNGIGQAATAITGFPSIAAIPEISVGKRNASIGVSKVMVYAYHRETGIPVWQSGDAIARSNATDSWMFGIGPLSRGSVYKSYRLAGIRLGIPFFRSRETDDSGPLSIADSHNFMHPAVLEKQLADAKAAEEAAAIRQAGHEEEIQKQ; from the coding sequence GTGATCGCCCAACGAGTGCACTCAACCCTGGTGATGTTGTTAATGGCGGCTATCGCAGGTTGCGGTACTGCCGTGCAACGCAGTGGAACCGAACAACTTCTGTTGTCCGATTCGGTTGATCGCGCGGTCGATCAACTGGATCTGTCACCATTAGCCGGAAAACGAGTCTACCTGGACACAGAGTACATGAAGGCCATCAAGGGCAACATGTTTGTCAACTCAGAATACATTGCCAGCGCGATGCGACAGAAGATGACAATGTCCGGCTGTCTGATTCAAACGGACAAGAATGCTGCCGACTATGTGCTCGAAGCCCGCATCGGCGCGCTGGGGTCCGACTCAATGGAAGTCACCTATGGAATTCCGTCCAGCAATGGGATCGGCCAGGCTGCAACCGCAATCACAGGTTTCCCATCCATCGCAGCGATTCCGGAAATCTCAGTTGGCAAACGCAATGCCAGCATCGGGGTATCAAAGGTGATGGTGTATGCCTATCACCGTGAAACCGGAATTCCTGTCTGGCAGTCCGGAGATGCCATTGCTCGAAGCAATGCCACAGACTCCTGGATGTTTGGTATCGGACCGCTCAGTCGCGGCAGCGTGTACAAAAGTTACCGGCTGGCTGGAATCCGTTTAGGCATTCCATTTTTCCGCTCCAGAGAGACCGACGATTCGGGACCGCTGAGCATCGCCGACAGCCACAACTTCATGCACCCGGCTGTGCTCGAAAAGCAACTCGCAGACGCCAAAGCCGCTGAAGAAGCGGCTGCTATCCGGCAGGCCGGTCATGAAGAAGAAATACAGAAGCAATAG
- a CDS encoding nucleotide sugar dehydrogenase has product MNTSVTTSVTTLATSAAGALQKKIAARTATVGVIGLGYVGLPLISAFTNAGLKCIGYDVDPQKVEQLKAGRSYIKHIESSRVADWISRGVLEPTAEMSRLGEADALLICVPTPLNASRDPDLAYVESTSQAIADTLRPGQLVVLESTTYPTTTRDVMVPILNSNPKGLKVGQDFFVAYSPEREDPGNPDYSAAGIPKVVGGVDETSRDLACQLYSHAIVSIVPVASTEIAEACKILENTYRAVNIALVNELKVLFDRMGIDIWQVVEAAKTKPFGFQAFYPGPGLGGHCIPIDPFYLSWLARLQGLNTRFIELAGEVNASMPRYVISRLTEFLNDAGKPIRGSRICLLGMAYKKDVDDPRESPSFELLELLLERGADLTYNDPHIPRLPVMRHYDVPDMESSELTPEFLAAQDCVLIATDHSAYDYEFIVSHARLVLDTRNATKNVIDGREKIVRA; this is encoded by the coding sequence ATGAATACATCGGTTACGACTTCGGTTACCACATTGGCGACTTCTGCGGCGGGAGCACTTCAGAAAAAGATCGCAGCCAGAACCGCAACGGTAGGTGTCATTGGACTTGGATACGTCGGACTGCCGCTGATCAGCGCGTTCACGAATGCGGGCTTGAAGTGTATCGGATACGACGTTGATCCTCAGAAAGTTGAGCAACTCAAGGCTGGCCGAAGTTACATCAAACATATTGAATCCAGCCGGGTTGCAGACTGGATTTCACGTGGCGTGCTCGAACCCACGGCAGAAATGTCGCGTCTGGGCGAAGCCGATGCTTTGCTGATCTGCGTGCCAACTCCGCTGAACGCGAGCCGTGATCCGGATCTTGCGTATGTCGAGTCCACCAGCCAGGCGATTGCCGACACGTTGCGTCCCGGTCAGCTGGTTGTGCTTGAAAGCACGACTTACCCCACGACCACCAGGGATGTGATGGTGCCGATCCTGAATTCCAATCCAAAAGGGCTGAAGGTCGGGCAGGATTTCTTTGTTGCCTACAGCCCCGAACGCGAAGATCCGGGCAATCCCGATTATTCTGCAGCGGGGATCCCCAAGGTTGTGGGAGGGGTTGACGAAACAAGTCGTGATCTGGCCTGCCAGTTGTATTCCCACGCCATCGTCAGCATCGTCCCGGTGGCAAGCACAGAAATCGCAGAAGCCTGTAAGATTCTTGAGAACACTTATCGTGCGGTTAACATTGCCCTCGTGAATGAGCTGAAGGTTCTGTTCGACCGAATGGGTATCGACATCTGGCAGGTGGTTGAGGCTGCCAAGACAAAGCCCTTCGGCTTTCAGGCGTTCTATCCGGGACCTGGTCTTGGCGGTCACTGTATCCCAATCGACCCGTTTTATCTGAGCTGGCTTGCGCGGCTGCAGGGCCTGAATACGCGGTTCATTGAACTGGCTGGCGAAGTTAACGCATCAATGCCGCGGTATGTCATTTCGCGTTTGACAGAGTTTCTGAACGATGCAGGCAAACCAATCCGTGGAAGTCGAATCTGTCTGCTGGGTATGGCGTACAAGAAAGATGTGGACGATCCGCGTGAGAGCCCTTCCTTTGAATTGCTGGAACTGCTGCTGGAACGCGGGGCAGATCTCACCTACAACGATCCCCACATTCCCCGCCTGCCAGTGATGCGACACTACGATGTTCCCGATATGGAAAGCAGTGAGCTAACACCGGAGTTTCTTGCGGCTCAGGACTGTGTGCTGATTGCCACTGACCATTCGGCGTATGACTACGAATTTATCGTCAGCCATGCCCGACTTGTTCTGGATACCCGGAACGCGACGAAGAACGTCATTGATGGTCGTGAGAAAATCGTACGAGCCTGA
- a CDS encoding bile acid:sodium symporter family protein, producing MGKLVHRFNRLYLLWLLLLSTVAFVRPATMIWFDKPWIFWSLAASMLGMGLTLSLDDFRQVTRMPGCIAAGFLLQYTIMPLSGWCVAALLHLESGLAVGIMLVASCPGGMASNMISYLAKANVAASVVLTLASTVMAFVMTPLWTSLLAGQIVPVDVPGMCLSALQLTVAPVALGVLIRWKFPVTADRIGILGPTVAVLAFTFVTAGIVAASADSIASNFVRLLFAATLLHFIGFGTGYGLAKLLRYPESLARTVSIEVGMQNGGLAASLAREHFAAMPLSAAAAVFSGIIQNIVGGIIAAWWGRSHRSRRVEQTNENNP from the coding sequence ATGGGGAAGTTAGTACATCGATTTAATCGTCTGTATCTGCTCTGGCTTTTACTGCTCTCAACTGTCGCATTTGTTCGACCGGCCACAATGATATGGTTCGACAAGCCGTGGATCTTCTGGTCTCTGGCGGCATCCATGCTGGGAATGGGGCTGACACTCAGTCTGGACGATTTCCGCCAGGTGACTCGCATGCCGGGCTGCATTGCCGCTGGTTTCCTGCTGCAGTACACGATCATGCCGCTCAGTGGCTGGTGCGTCGCCGCACTGTTGCACCTGGAATCCGGCCTGGCGGTTGGCATCATGCTGGTCGCCAGCTGCCCCGGAGGGATGGCCTCCAACATGATCAGCTATCTGGCGAAAGCGAACGTCGCTGCCTCTGTCGTTTTGACGCTGGCATCAACGGTCATGGCATTCGTCATGACACCGCTCTGGACGAGCCTTCTCGCTGGGCAGATCGTGCCCGTCGACGTGCCTGGTATGTGCCTTTCTGCATTGCAGCTTACTGTAGCCCCGGTAGCGCTGGGCGTACTGATACGCTGGAAATTCCCGGTCACCGCAGATCGCATTGGCATCCTTGGACCCACAGTCGCAGTTCTTGCCTTCACATTCGTGACAGCAGGAATTGTTGCAGCCAGTGCGGACTCCATCGCGTCAAACTTTGTTCGTTTACTGTTCGCTGCAACGCTGTTGCACTTCATTGGCTTTGGAACAGGATATGGTCTTGCAAAACTCCTGCGGTACCCGGAATCACTCGCCAGAACAGTCAGCATTGAAGTCGGGATGCAAAATGGCGGGCTTGCCGCTTCACTCGCGCGGGAACACTTTGCGGCGATGCCACTGTCTGCTGCCGCGGCTGTCTTCAGTGGCATCATTCAGAATATTGTTGGAGGAATTATTGCCGCTTGGTGGGGGCGGAGTCACAGATCACGCCGGGTGGAGCAAACAAACGAAAATAATCCGTGA
- a CDS encoding alkaline phosphatase D family protein, with protein sequence MASGTSHRHGIERRKFLQYVAAVSAIPSFALRAEGAISAAPHFSDNPFQLGVASGDPEPNSVVIWTRLAPEPLEGGGMSGEPVRVTWEVADDEAFSRVVRKGTALAMPQLGHSVHVEVDGLQPDRWYFYRFHTGGELSPAGRTRTAPARHAMPDRMRFAFTSCQHYEYGYFNGYPHMQQEDLDLVIHLGDYIYEYAGAEKKPRKHIGKEVTSLDDYRTRYSQYRLDMTLQETHRLFPWLVTWDDHEFDNNYANLVSEEDGISPDEFLVRRMNAYQTYYEFMPLRRRSFPQGPSMKLYRGCPFGRLAGFHVLDTRQYRTDQPNGDHQKPMEGKVFDTNATMLGAQQESWLMSSLLKSTSTWNVLAQQVMMAPLNRGEGEDKRYSMDQWPGYDVSRRRLLNFFHERKIPNPVVLTGDIHLNWVNDLQLDFEDPNSPLVGTELVGTSMTSGGNGGNSIPEYERAAAQNDFVRWYNSNRGYVSCELTPRTWTSYFRTTPFVDKPGAPIETKATFVIENGKPGAQQA encoded by the coding sequence ATGGCATCCGGGACAAGTCATCGTCATGGAATCGAACGCCGCAAGTTCCTTCAATATGTCGCAGCTGTTTCGGCTATACCGTCCTTCGCTCTTCGCGCTGAAGGAGCCATCAGTGCCGCTCCGCATTTCAGCGACAATCCCTTTCAACTGGGAGTCGCTTCAGGAGATCCCGAACCAAACAGTGTCGTCATATGGACGCGTCTGGCTCCAGAACCGCTTGAGGGCGGCGGTATGTCCGGTGAGCCTGTCCGTGTCACCTGGGAAGTTGCTGACGATGAAGCGTTCAGCCGGGTTGTCCGTAAAGGAACCGCTCTTGCCATGCCTCAGCTGGGGCATTCGGTCCATGTGGAAGTTGATGGCCTGCAACCGGATCGCTGGTACTTCTATCGTTTCCATACTGGAGGCGAATTGAGTCCTGCAGGACGAACTCGCACAGCTCCCGCCAGGCACGCGATGCCCGATCGGATGCGATTCGCTTTCACATCCTGTCAGCATTACGAGTATGGATACTTCAATGGGTATCCGCATATGCAGCAGGAGGATCTGGATCTGGTGATCCATCTGGGCGACTACATTTACGAATATGCTGGTGCAGAAAAAAAGCCCCGAAAGCACATCGGCAAGGAGGTCACCAGCCTGGATGACTACCGCACGCGTTACTCCCAGTATCGTCTGGACATGACCCTTCAGGAAACACACCGATTGTTTCCCTGGCTGGTTACATGGGATGATCACGAATTCGATAACAACTACGCGAATCTGGTGTCAGAAGAAGACGGTATTTCGCCGGACGAGTTTCTGGTTCGCCGGATGAACGCGTATCAGACATACTACGAATTCATGCCTCTCCGACGACGATCTTTTCCGCAGGGTCCCTCTATGAAGCTGTATCGAGGCTGCCCGTTCGGGCGCCTGGCTGGTTTTCATGTTCTGGACACTCGACAGTATCGAACGGATCAGCCAAATGGTGACCACCAGAAGCCCATGGAAGGCAAAGTCTTCGACACCAACGCCACAATGCTGGGCGCTCAACAGGAAAGCTGGCTGATGTCCAGCCTACTGAAATCAACCTCTACCTGGAACGTTCTGGCCCAGCAGGTCATGATGGCCCCACTGAATCGGGGTGAAGGCGAAGACAAACGCTACAGCATGGATCAGTGGCCGGGTTATGACGTCAGCCGAAGACGTCTGCTGAATTTCTTCCACGAACGAAAAATCCCAAACCCTGTTGTACTGACAGGTGATATCCATCTGAACTGGGTGAACGATCTTCAGCTTGACTTCGAAGATCCGAATTCACCGCTGGTGGGGACAGAGCTTGTTGGTACTTCGATGACTTCCGGTGGCAACGGTGGCAATTCAATACCAGAATACGAACGAGCGGCCGCACAAAACGATTTTGTTCGATGGTACAACTCCAACCGGGGCTACGTGAGTTGTGAACTGACTCCCCGAACGTGGACCAGCTATTTTCGTACGACACCATTTGTCGACAAGCCCGGCGCGCCGATAGAAACGAAGGCGACGTTCGTCATTGAAAACGGCAAACCCGGTGCGCAACAGGCCTGA
- a CDS encoding tetratricopeptide repeat-containing serine/threonine-protein kinase, with product MTRTGSGEDRHLTRQQLLQIESICDRFERDARDVPSDSAESLYQVSPTDSQTISCNDRYIETYVAEADLDLRDIVREELQRIADELCDSAMALRRTEDFDSLNVAAEDLSISDSFTLEPPSVESQSETTRLKTLFGERFDPIEQLGAGTYGKVWKVRDRKLNRTVAIKFPHIPNATSHARFLREARAASRLDHPGIVRILELNDHHDTCFLLMEYVDGPSLSRVMRTEKQSHRQIAVHLRSIADALAYAHGLGVIHRDLKPQNILFDLAGRIQIVDFGLAKDWCDADASLTASGMLMGTPAYMAPEQVSVSRCDAAPTLDVYALGVVLYEMLTGELPFRGSTDRVLYQLSSVDPVRPRLLNPSVPEELETICCKCLEKRPEDRFRSMADLRDELTRYLDGMPIHSKPPGSLKRLQKWAARNRRLAAAAASVATLGCITIAVSLIAAAVLKEGWNREHHLRVDAEQAKRELAAALKDVSAARDAETKARISAQNNAETARQQIVANRESLRFIETVFQDADPLQALLDGQGFGQPSHEQTTLSAVIDAAAARIDVELMSQPAARAHVLDVIGNAYRSIGQFAKAETAFSRSGQIRDQLSVGGPGSGDTSVSPEAVHHWFYLGRLAHDQSRWDQAEDLYQRAIRETEIADERSIHFRDLQLAIADIEFQLGKLKADRGEGENAAAHFQRSLEIRTKWLPADSTLVQASQVGLAMAFSGTESEQPLRELLSLPGQQDWLRKGAHLFAGATLHRRNGELDDAILEYESVIEIVDRHLSDSHPIAIFVRADFAGLLYERGVYKRALPVIQDVLQQADQICTSHRKLLPIRLKLAFEFSRANRFDEARQLYNDALRYHRPDTASLMEIHHGLAFCDLVANQATDALKHIEFVWDQRRTFVLEQTAWYAHVYALALKQAGRESEAVRLEAESYDAAKAIEHPLEHPVWAERIAVVFAHNNDFDNAVRMNSHAVRLERMVRPADHPRLADRLSSLAFLLQRQGSTDAAVDAWEECLSIREMQLPLDDIRIQETRNRLSSLKSERGVSDTLADATE from the coding sequence ATGACCCGTACCGGTTCAGGCGAAGATCGCCACCTGACCCGCCAGCAGTTGCTGCAGATTGAAAGCATTTGCGACCGCTTCGAAAGGGATGCTCGCGATGTTCCATCGGATTCGGCTGAGTCTCTCTATCAGGTTTCGCCCACAGACAGCCAGACAATTTCCTGCAATGATCGTTACATCGAGACTTATGTTGCGGAAGCTGACCTGGATCTTCGGGATATCGTCAGGGAAGAATTGCAGCGGATCGCAGATGAGCTTTGCGATTCGGCCATGGCATTGCGTCGGACCGAGGATTTTGACTCATTGAACGTCGCTGCGGAAGATCTTTCGATCAGCGACTCCTTCACCCTGGAGCCTCCATCTGTTGAATCGCAGAGCGAGACAACGCGATTGAAGACTCTTTTCGGCGAGCGATTTGATCCCATCGAACAGCTGGGTGCCGGAACCTACGGGAAAGTATGGAAGGTTCGCGACCGAAAGCTGAACCGCACCGTCGCGATCAAGTTCCCCCATATTCCGAATGCAACAAGTCATGCGAGATTCCTCCGCGAAGCACGCGCGGCCTCCCGGCTCGATCATCCGGGAATTGTCCGCATTCTGGAATTAAACGACCATCACGACACCTGTTTTCTCCTGATGGAATATGTCGACGGCCCGTCCCTCTCCCGTGTGATGCGCACAGAGAAGCAAAGTCATCGACAGATTGCAGTCCACCTTCGATCGATCGCAGACGCACTTGCCTATGCTCACGGACTCGGGGTCATTCATCGCGATCTAAAGCCTCAGAATATCTTGTTTGATCTGGCGGGCAGGATTCAGATTGTTGACTTTGGACTGGCAAAAGACTGGTGTGATGCCGACGCATCACTCACCGCCAGCGGGATGCTGATGGGCACACCCGCATATATGGCTCCGGAACAGGTCAGTGTCTCCAGGTGTGACGCGGCTCCAACGCTGGACGTATACGCTCTGGGCGTTGTGTTGTACGAGATGCTCACGGGCGAACTGCCGTTTCGCGGATCAACAGATCGTGTGCTCTACCAACTGTCCAGCGTCGACCCCGTTCGTCCGCGGTTGCTGAATCCTTCGGTCCCGGAAGAGCTTGAAACGATCTGTTGCAAGTGTCTCGAAAAACGACCTGAAGACCGATTCCGTTCGATGGCGGACCTCCGCGACGAACTGACTCGCTATCTGGATGGGATGCCAATCCATTCGAAGCCACCGGGCAGTTTGAAACGCCTGCAAAAATGGGCCGCTCGCAATCGACGGCTGGCGGCCGCTGCGGCGAGTGTCGCCACCCTGGGCTGCATCACAATTGCCGTGTCGCTGATCGCTGCAGCGGTGCTGAAAGAAGGCTGGAATCGGGAACACCATCTGCGCGTTGATGCTGAGCAGGCAAAACGGGAGCTTGCTGCGGCCCTGAAAGATGTATCCGCAGCCAGAGATGCAGAAACCAAAGCGAGAATTTCTGCCCAGAACAATGCCGAAACCGCTCGCCAGCAAATCGTGGCAAACCGCGAATCTCTAAGGTTCATTGAGACCGTCTTTCAGGATGCTGACCCACTGCAGGCGCTGCTGGATGGCCAGGGTTTCGGTCAGCCGTCTCACGAACAGACGACGCTCTCCGCAGTCATCGATGCCGCTGCCGCGCGAATCGATGTGGAACTGATGAGCCAGCCTGCGGCCAGGGCGCACGTTCTGGACGTGATCGGGAATGCGTATCGGTCGATCGGACAGTTCGCAAAAGCCGAGACGGCATTCTCCCGCTCAGGGCAGATCAGAGATCAATTGTCTGTCGGTGGCCCGGGATCCGGAGACACGAGCGTCAGCCCTGAAGCTGTTCATCACTGGTTTTACCTGGGTCGACTTGCACACGACCAGTCCCGGTGGGATCAGGCAGAGGATCTTTACCAAAGGGCCATTCGCGAGACGGAGATTGCTGATGAACGCTCTATCCACTTCAGGGACTTGCAGCTGGCGATTGCGGACATAGAGTTTCAGCTCGGCAAGCTTAAGGCAGATCGAGGAGAAGGTGAAAACGCTGCCGCCCATTTTCAGCGTTCGCTTGAGATTCGGACAAAATGGCTTCCCGCGGATTCGACTCTCGTGCAGGCTTCACAGGTGGGACTTGCGATGGCCTTCTCCGGGACCGAATCAGAGCAGCCGCTCCGTGAACTTCTGTCGCTGCCCGGTCAACAGGACTGGCTCAGGAAAGGTGCACACCTCTTCGCCGGTGCAACTCTCCATCGGCGCAACGGCGAGCTGGACGATGCCATCCTGGAATACGAATCTGTTATCGAGATCGTGGACCGGCACCTGTCTGACAGCCATCCGATTGCAATTTTTGTCCGCGCAGATTTTGCGGGGCTGCTTTACGAACGCGGAGTCTATAAACGAGCCCTGCCAGTAATTCAGGATGTCCTGCAACAGGCCGATCAAATCTGTACCTCGCACCGGAAGTTGCTGCCCATTCGATTGAAGCTGGCCTTCGAATTCAGTCGAGCAAATCGTTTTGATGAGGCGAGGCAGCTCTATAATGATGCTCTTCGATATCATAGGCCGGACACCGCTTCGCTGATGGAAATACACCATGGCCTGGCATTTTGTGATCTGGTCGCCAACCAGGCGACTGATGCCCTGAAGCATATCGAATTCGTCTGGGACCAGCGGCGGACTTTTGTTCTGGAGCAAACAGCATGGTACGCCCATGTCTACGCACTGGCGCTGAAGCAGGCCGGACGGGAATCCGAAGCGGTTCGGCTGGAAGCGGAATCGTACGACGCGGCAAAAGCGATCGAGCACCCACTCGAACATCCTGTCTGGGCCGAACGCATCGCTGTGGTTTTCGCCCACAACAATGATTTTGACAACGCCGTACGAATGAACAGTCACGCCGTCAGGCTGGAACGAATGGTTCGACCTGCAGACCATCCCCGGCTCGCTGACAGGCTCAGTTCTCTCGCGTTCCTGTTGCAGCGACAGGGATCGACTGACGCGGCAGTGGATGCATGGGAAGAATGTCTTTCGATCCGGGAAATGCAATTGCCATTGGACGACATCCGTATTCAGGAAACACGTAATCGCCTCTCGTCGCTGAAAAGTGAAAGGGGCGTTTCGGATACGCTGGCAGACGCGACCGAGTAA
- a CDS encoding ECF-type sigma factor, translating into MNNQSAMISWLGQLRDGDDAAACRLWDQYFSQLLALTRQRLRHTSRAMSDEEDIVISAMKSFCIGLRNGRFEQLTGRESLWRVLLTITLRKIADKHQFDHRGKRDISRIQSGHANDVGGDTTLETLLSREPDPQTAIACADEIASLLERLEHDDLQRIALMKMEGFTNQEIAERVDCSRSSVERKLRTIRMMWSQE; encoded by the coding sequence ATGAATAATCAGTCGGCGATGATCTCATGGTTGGGGCAACTGCGTGATGGTGACGATGCAGCAGCCTGTCGACTGTGGGATCAGTATTTCAGCCAGTTGCTGGCCCTGACACGCCAGCGACTCCGGCATACGTCGCGTGCGATGTCGGACGAAGAAGACATCGTCATCAGCGCGATGAAAAGCTTCTGTATCGGGTTGAGGAATGGTCGCTTCGAACAATTGACCGGGCGGGAAAGCCTCTGGCGTGTCCTGCTGACAATTACCCTGAGGAAGATCGCCGACAAACATCAGTTTGACCATCGCGGAAAACGCGACATCTCAAGGATACAGTCTGGTCACGCGAATGACGTTGGTGGTGACACCACTCTTGAGACGCTTCTGAGTCGGGAACCCGATCCGCAAACCGCCATTGCCTGTGCCGACGAGATTGCTTCCCTGCTGGAACGTCTGGAGCACGATGACCTGCAACGAATCGCGTTAATGAAAATGGAAGGATTCACGAATCAGGAAATCGCGGAGCGGGTTGACTGCAGCCGCTCTTCTGTTGAACGCAAGTTGCGAACGATACGCATGATGTGGAGCCAGGAATGA